From the Kallotenue papyrolyticum genome, the window CACGCGGCTGGACCGCTTCAGGCTGTTCGGTGAGGCCGGCCCAGTGCGCCAGCCAGCCGACGATCTCCGCAGCGTGGCGTCCGGCGGCGCGCAGCTCGGCGATCGCCAGCGCGGCGTGGCGCTTGGAGAGGCGCTGGCCGGCCTGATCGATCAGCAGTGGCACGTGGCCGAAGCGCGGCGGTGTGAAGCCAAGCTGCTGATGCAGCCAGATCTGGCGCGCCGTGCTGCTGAGCAGGTCGGCGCCACGGATCACGTGGCTGATCGCCATTGCGCCGTCATCCACCACCACCGCCAACTGGTAGGCATGCACGCCGTCGCCGCGCTGCACCACAAAATCGCCGGCGGCCTGGGCCACGTCCTCCTGGATCAGGCCGCGACTCAGGTCCTCGAAGGCGATCACGGTGCGGCGCGCGGGCATGCGCACCCGCAGGCTGGGACGGCGTCCAGCCGCGGCGCGCGCGCGGCGTTCGGCAGCACTCAGCTCGCGGCAGCGGTTGGGACAGGCCTCGTGGCGCGGCGGGCCGTGGGGCGCGGAAGCCGCCGTTCGGATCTCGGCGCGGGTGCAGTAGCAGGGATACACCAGGTCGCGCGCCAGCAGTGCTTCCAGCGCCGCGGCATAGCGCGCGCGGCGCTGATCCTGTGCGTAGGGCGCGTACGGCCCGCCCACGTCGGGACCTTCGTCCCAGTCCAGCCCCAGCCAGCGCAGGTCGTGTAGCAGCTGCGCGACATAGGCCGGGCGCGAGCGATCCGGGTCGAGATCTTCGATGCGCAACACAAAGGCGCCGCCGCGCTGCCGCGCATCCAGCCAGGCCAGCAGCGCAGTCCAAGCGTTGCCCAGGTGCATCAAGCCCGTGGGACTGGGCGCGAAGCGCCCGCGTGCCGCCGATGCGTGGGTTATGCTCGCGGATGGCTCCATAGCGTCGTTGGTGCGAGTGCGCGGCTCACAGCGTTTCACCCGACAGCGCGGCCAGCTCGGCCAGCGTCGGCTGGCGCGTACGGAAGGCGCGCACGTCCAGGCGCGGCAGCAGCGCCAGACTGATCGCCAGCAGCCCGGCTTCGAGCAGAAACACCATCACGTAGCCGTCCGTTGCGTTGCCGGTCAG encodes:
- the gluQRS gene encoding tRNA glutamyl-Q(34) synthetase GluQRS, with translation MEPSASITHASAARGRFAPSPTGLMHLGNAWTALLAWLDARQRGGAFVLRIEDLDPDRSRPAYVAQLLHDLRWLGLDWDEGPDVGGPYAPYAQDQRRARYAAALEALLARDLVYPCYCTRAEIRTAASAPHGPPRHEACPNRCRELSAAERRARAAAGRRPSLRVRMPARRTVIAFEDLSRGLIQEDVAQAAGDFVVQRGDGVHAYQLAVVVDDGAMAISHVIRGADLLSSTARQIWLHQQLGFTPPRFGHVPLLIDQAGQRLSKRHAALAIAELRAAGRHAAEIVGWLAHWAGLTEQPEAVQPRELIGLLDWQRLPRQDIVIDVTALTVGR